One region of Manis pentadactyla isolate mManPen7 chromosome 9, mManPen7.hap1, whole genome shotgun sequence genomic DNA includes:
- the TMEM126B gene encoding complex I assembly factor TMEM126B, mitochondrial isoform X2: MATNTRDQPSLSLGDAKLKRSTVIEMIEKKIDDLRKEKDLNTHGTVFFGTTAGFSGMLANFIFRHCFKVKQDALKTYASLTTLPFLSTIVSYKLLVTDALYSGNISKENCVLRSSLIGIVCGFLYPSALAFSKNGHLAVKYHTVPLPPKGRVLLYWLLLCQSGIKAMVIPLVFQTTFGIFNGLQHYAIFESTLEKSVLED; this comes from the exons ATGGCAACAAACACACGTGATCAGCCCAGTCTTTCTCTAGGAGATGCAAAACTCAAAAGATCAACAGTCAttgaaatgatagaaaaaaaaattgatgatcttagaaaagaaaa AGATTTAAATACACATGGAACAGTGTTCTTTGGCACAACAGCTGGTTTCTCTGGAATGTTGGCAAACTTTATTTTCAGACACTGCTTCAAGGTTAAACAGGATGCTTTGAAAACGTATGCATCATTGACTACACTTCCATTTTTGTCTACTATAGTTTCTTACAAGCTCCTTGTAACAGATGCTTTATATTCAG GTAATATAAGCAAGGAaaattgtgttctgagaagttcaCTGATTGGCATAGTGTGTGGTTTTTTGTATCCCAGTGCTTTGGCTTTTTCTAAAAATGGACATCTGGCAGTCAA gtatCATACTGTTCCACTGCCACCAAAAGGAAGGGTTTTACTTTATTGGCTGCTGCTTTGTCAATCAGGGATAAAAGCAATGGTAATTCCTCTAGTCTTTCAGACCACCTTTGGAATATTTAATGGTCTACAGCATTATGCAATATTTGAAAGTACACTTGagaaaagtgtacttgaagaTTAa
- the TMEM126B gene encoding complex I assembly factor TMEM126B, mitochondrial isoform X1: MAALGREAGTDPREAGVVPVGTGEVPKDIKMATNTRDQPSLSLGDAKLKRSTVIEMIEKKIDDLRKEKDLNTHGTVFFGTTAGFSGMLANFIFRHCFKVKQDALKTYASLTTLPFLSTIVSYKLLVTDALYSGNISKENCVLRSSLIGIVCGFLYPSALAFSKNGHLAVKYHTVPLPPKGRVLLYWLLLCQSGIKAMVIPLVFQTTFGIFNGLQHYAIFESTLEKSVLED, translated from the exons ATGGCGGCGTTGGGGCGGGAGGCAGGGACTGACCCGAGGGAAGCAGGTGTGGTGCCGGTGGGAACTGGGGAAGTGCCCAAG gaCATCAAGATGGCAACAAACACACGTGATCAGCCCAGTCTTTCTCTAGGAGATGCAAAACTCAAAAGATCAACAGTCAttgaaatgatagaaaaaaaaattgatgatcttagaaaagaaaa AGATTTAAATACACATGGAACAGTGTTCTTTGGCACAACAGCTGGTTTCTCTGGAATGTTGGCAAACTTTATTTTCAGACACTGCTTCAAGGTTAAACAGGATGCTTTGAAAACGTATGCATCATTGACTACACTTCCATTTTTGTCTACTATAGTTTCTTACAAGCTCCTTGTAACAGATGCTTTATATTCAG GTAATATAAGCAAGGAaaattgtgttctgagaagttcaCTGATTGGCATAGTGTGTGGTTTTTTGTATCCCAGTGCTTTGGCTTTTTCTAAAAATGGACATCTGGCAGTCAA gtatCATACTGTTCCACTGCCACCAAAAGGAAGGGTTTTACTTTATTGGCTGCTGCTTTGTCAATCAGGGATAAAAGCAATGGTAATTCCTCTAGTCTTTCAGACCACCTTTGGAATATTTAATGGTCTACAGCATTATGCAATATTTGAAAGTACACTTGagaaaagtgtacttgaagaTTAa